The Enterococcus sp. 7F3_DIV0205 genome has a window encoding:
- the modB gene encoding molybdate ABC transporter permease subunit, translating into MDLSPIIISFQTAIMAIIFTFLSGTVIAYLVFRIKHHGLKILFNSLFTLPLVLPPTVFGFFLLDIFGVQQPIGRFLLDFFAVKVVFSRTATVIAAVAVSFPLMYRSAIAAFEQIDPEIIAAAQTLGFSERKIFLKIALPLAINGLLAGGVLAFARGLGEFGATTMLAGNIAGKTRTLPLAIYSAVAAGDWALAQKYVAIIVIICLLILCLTELFSRKARRTQA; encoded by the coding sequence ATGGATTTGAGTCCGATCATTATTTCGTTTCAAACAGCAATTATGGCGATAATCTTTACTTTTCTTAGTGGAACGGTAATTGCTTATCTGGTTTTTCGTATCAAGCATCATGGCTTGAAAATCTTGTTCAACAGTTTATTCACCTTACCGCTGGTGTTGCCACCAACGGTTTTTGGTTTCTTTTTATTGGATATTTTTGGCGTTCAGCAGCCGATTGGTCGATTTCTATTGGATTTTTTTGCGGTAAAAGTTGTTTTTTCCAGGACTGCTACAGTGATTGCAGCAGTTGCAGTGTCATTTCCTTTGATGTACCGCTCGGCCATTGCGGCTTTTGAACAAATCGATCCTGAAATCATTGCTGCAGCTCAAACATTAGGTTTTTCAGAACGAAAAATATTTTTGAAAATTGCCTTGCCTCTGGCGATCAATGGGCTTTTAGCAGGGGGTGTGTTGGCTTTTGCTCGCGGATTAGGAGAATTTGGTGCTACAACCATGTTAGCAGGAAATATTGCTGGAAAAACACGAACACTTCCTTTAGCAATTTATTCAGCGGTTGCAGCAGGTGATTGGGCTTTGGCGCAAAAATATGTTGCAATCATCGTGATCATTTGTTTGTTGATTCTATGTTTAACGGAGCTGTTTAGCAGAAAAGCTAGGAGGACACAAGCATGA
- the glp gene encoding gephyrin-like molybdotransferase Glp — MIEVEEARAKIQQVSTQQKKVETVSILEALGRVCAEDIRAKIAVPHFPRAGMDGYAVVASETQGASMEQPVCLTVIDSIFAGDSEHDFVKRQRTAVKIMTGAPIPTGYDAVIKQEWTDYGDTQVKIYQPSKAGDNYGAVGEDVQLDQKVISQYQLINSRAVGILAAQGIKEIRVLAPMKIGILATGSELVSLGTPLTSGKIYDSNLYTLAAFIQSSGSQIIFKEHCSDTIAELSRLIHEKIEEVDLLITTGGVSVGEKDYVPKVIQQLGGEQLFHFVNMKPGTPVMASLYKKRVILSLSGNPFASAVNLHLFYWSTLAHFMKCTELNLEKREVQLMEALKPSRIRRFIRAYEKDGVVSLVSKLHYSSVFHNTLETNCLIDQPAKKEFKKGDYVMVYYWKF, encoded by the coding sequence ATGATTGAAGTCGAAGAAGCTAGGGCAAAAATCCAACAAGTATCCACCCAGCAAAAAAAAGTAGAGACTGTTTCTATTTTAGAGGCTTTAGGTCGAGTCTGTGCCGAAGATATTCGAGCAAAAATAGCTGTTCCTCATTTTCCAAGAGCTGGGATGGATGGTTATGCAGTCGTAGCATCGGAAACACAAGGGGCTAGTATGGAGCAACCAGTTTGCTTAACTGTCATTGATTCGATTTTTGCGGGTGATTCAGAACATGATTTTGTAAAAAGGCAAAGGACTGCAGTTAAAATCATGACAGGTGCGCCGATTCCAACTGGCTATGATGCAGTTATCAAACAAGAATGGACAGACTACGGTGATACACAAGTCAAGATCTATCAACCAAGCAAAGCTGGTGATAATTATGGCGCAGTGGGTGAAGATGTTCAGCTTGATCAAAAAGTTATTTCTCAATATCAATTGATCAACAGTCGAGCTGTTGGCATATTAGCTGCACAGGGAATAAAGGAAATTCGTGTTCTAGCTCCAATGAAAATCGGGATTTTAGCTACAGGTAGTGAGTTGGTTTCTTTAGGAACACCACTAACCTCTGGAAAAATTTATGACAGTAATTTGTATACATTAGCGGCTTTTATCCAATCAAGTGGTAGTCAAATTATTTTCAAAGAGCATTGTTCAGATACTATTGCTGAGCTTTCTCGCTTGATCCATGAAAAAATAGAAGAAGTCGATTTGTTGATTACAACAGGCGGTGTATCTGTCGGAGAAAAAGATTATGTTCCCAAAGTGATCCAGCAACTGGGAGGAGAGCAGTTGTTCCACTTTGTGAATATGAAACCAGGAACGCCTGTGATGGCAAGCTTGTATAAGAAACGAGTTATTTTAAGTTTGTCAGGAAATCCGTTTGCTTCGGCGGTCAATCTTCATTTATTTTATTGGTCAACATTGGCTCATTTTATGAAGTGTACAGAGTTAAACTTGGAGAAACGTGAAGTCCAATTGATGGAGGCATTAAAGCCGTCAAGGATTCGTCGTTTTATTCGGGCATATGAAAAAGACGGTGTTGTTTCTTTAGTCTCGAAATTACATTATTCATCTGTTTTTCATAATACACTTGAAACGAACTGTTTGATTGATCAACCTGCTAAAAAGGAATTCAAAAAAGGCGATTACGTGATGGTTTATTATTGGAAATTTTAG
- a CDS encoding MOSC domain-containing protein, which translates to MAVGEIIGINISERRGTQKKEIPEVDLVKGFGLENDAHGGNWHRQVSLLSFEKITEFNERGARVGNGAFGENIIVSGIDLRLLPVGSQIRIGEAALVVTQIGKECHKHCQIYARVGDCIMPREGIFAVVVEAGHIKKGDRLEVV; encoded by the coding sequence ATGGCAGTCGGAGAAATTATCGGAATCAATATTAGTGAACGACGAGGTACACAGAAAAAAGAGATTCCAGAAGTAGACTTAGTAAAAGGGTTTGGATTAGAAAATGACGCTCATGGCGGCAACTGGCATCGCCAAGTCAGTTTATTGTCCTTTGAGAAAATCACAGAATTTAATGAACGAGGAGCACGTGTTGGTAATGGTGCTTTTGGTGAAAATATTATTGTATCAGGAATTGATTTACGTTTATTACCTGTAGGCAGCCAGATTCGGATCGGTGAAGCAGCCTTGGTGGTCACTCAGATTGGGAAGGAATGCCATAAACATTGTCAGATATACGCGCGTGTAGGTGATTGTATCATGCCTAGAGAAGGCATTTTTGCAGTCGTTGTTGAAGCAGGTCATATTAAAAAAGGAGATAGACTTGAAGTTGTATAA
- a CDS encoding ABC transporter permease, with amino-acid sequence MNFEWKKWIKNPKNIILIGLAILSIFVSLMNLYYKNLGEDQAVFNHLKELNDEIDPPQGYTGPKENYKLLLLLDENGEFPSNKEQALQKILIDIIYLLEDEHTAQLEKKWIEKNKIQTERLTLQQKYLDLGGEPWRNETNIAEQLARNRWLLDRKIPISNLEIGQQGFYFVYYLLNHWMNFFIVIMIGLCFFDFLTSEYERKNYLFMAAQPINTKRFFQRKYVMAVSIFVGGLLVLLALGFIVASLIHGTGSLMYPIAVYQGATFKLIPLWNFLIKTISLQLLFITCAISFLLLLSKWLKNALEVLGLFLVILFIPIVLEKLIPKIHAISLILPFFYMDTNTKIVEITGSFSSSYAIQLVVLISWNLILTLIWKLNWREKKR; translated from the coding sequence ATGAATTTTGAATGGAAAAAATGGATCAAAAATCCTAAAAATATTATTTTAATCGGTTTAGCTATACTGTCGATTTTTGTCTCCTTAATGAATCTTTATTATAAGAATCTAGGAGAAGATCAAGCTGTTTTTAACCACTTAAAAGAACTTAATGATGAAATCGATCCACCGCAAGGGTACACTGGACCAAAGGAAAATTACAAATTATTACTGCTTTTAGATGAGAACGGGGAGTTTCCTTCTAACAAAGAGCAGGCGCTTCAAAAAATCTTGATCGATATTATTTATCTGTTAGAAGATGAACACACTGCTCAGTTGGAGAAAAAGTGGATTGAAAAAAACAAGATTCAAACGGAGCGCTTAACATTACAGCAGAAATATCTGGATCTTGGTGGTGAACCTTGGCGCAATGAAACCAATATTGCTGAACAGCTGGCTCGTAATCGATGGCTTCTTGATCGAAAAATTCCTATTTCAAACTTAGAGATAGGACAACAAGGTTTTTATTTTGTCTATTATTTGCTGAATCATTGGATGAATTTTTTTATAGTGATCATGATCGGTTTATGCTTTTTTGACTTTTTAACAAGCGAATATGAACGGAAAAATTATTTATTCATGGCAGCACAACCAATCAATACTAAACGATTTTTCCAGCGCAAATATGTTATGGCAGTCAGTATTTTTGTTGGTGGTTTGTTAGTGTTACTAGCTTTAGGTTTTATCGTAGCAAGTTTGATACATGGAACAGGTTCATTGATGTATCCGATAGCTGTCTATCAAGGAGCAACTTTTAAGTTGATCCCGCTGTGGAACTTTTTGATTAAAACGATCAGTTTACAATTACTCTTTATCACATGTGCAATCAGTTTCTTATTATTGTTGTCTAAATGGTTGAAAAATGCTTTAGAAGTACTTGGATTATTTCTGGTTATCCTGTTTATTCCAATCGTTTTAGAAAAGCTGATTCCAAAAATACATGCAATCAGTCTTATTCTGCCTTTTTTCTATATGGATACGAATACTAAAATAGTCGAAATAACTGGTAGCTTTTCATCTTCTTACGCTATTCAATTGGTCGTTTTAATCAGCTGGAATCTTATTTTAACTCTGATTTGGAAACTAAATTGGAGGGAGAAAAAAAGATGA
- the moaC gene encoding cyclic pyranopterin monophosphate synthase MoaC has product MNKPLQFTHINEQGNARMVDVSEKKTSTRIATAYGEIHMNKEVADSIKNQTIKKGEVLQVARVAGIMAAKKTFELIPLCHVLALSKCEVVFNWKTDQILTVHCVTKTVAQTGVEMEALMGANIALLTVYDMCKALDREMKITNVCLVEKSGGKSGHFISKSHVTDE; this is encoded by the coding sequence ATGAATAAGCCTTTGCAATTTACTCACATAAACGAACAAGGAAACGCACGTATGGTAGATGTTTCTGAAAAGAAAACGAGTACACGGATAGCGACCGCTTATGGAGAAATCCATATGAACAAAGAAGTGGCTGATAGTATCAAAAATCAAACAATAAAAAAAGGTGAAGTCCTTCAGGTAGCAAGAGTAGCTGGAATCATGGCAGCAAAGAAGACGTTTGAATTGATTCCGCTTTGTCATGTCTTAGCTTTAAGCAAGTGTGAAGTAGTATTCAACTGGAAAACGGATCAAATTTTAACGGTTCACTGTGTAACGAAGACAGTTGCTCAAACAGGGGTGGAAATGGAAGCGCTGATGGGAGCAAATATTGCGTTATTAACGGTTTATGACATGTGTAAAGCTCTTGATCGTGAAATGAAGATCACAAATGTTTGTTTAGTCGAAAAATCCGGTGGAAAAAGTGGACACTTTATTTCTAAAAGCCATGTGACCGATGAATAA
- a CDS encoding sulfate/molybdate ABC transporter ATP-binding protein, with translation MKLFVDIQKKLRDHLLTASFEIEATTLGILGASGCGKSMLLKCIAGIETPDLGRIQLGDRVLFDQENKIDLPPQQRKVGLLFQQYALFPHLTVYKNLTSVTKDSQLIVELLRMFHLENVKNSYPTQLSGGQKQRVALARMLASEPELLLLDEPFSALDTSLKEELQLELQRHLKDFKGNVLIVSHSLDELYRLCPSLVVMTETGLIKGETMDVFKQPRTIEAARLTGCKNIFPVKRIDSHTVQVSGWETPLTVAKKVPIDCRYIGIRAHDLLLDEIEVNQVEVKYVTSQQTPFEQNAWFTCKEIDLWWKGSKQIDASKVNRFSLAPEAIMVLK, from the coding sequence ATGAAACTGTTTGTTGATATTCAAAAAAAATTACGAGATCATCTGTTGACTGCAAGCTTTGAAATAGAGGCAACAACACTTGGTATTTTAGGGGCATCCGGTTGTGGGAAAAGCATGCTGCTTAAATGTATTGCTGGTATCGAAACCCCAGATTTAGGCCGTATTCAGCTAGGCGATCGTGTGTTGTTTGATCAGGAAAATAAGATCGATTTACCCCCGCAACAACGTAAAGTTGGTTTACTTTTTCAACAATATGCACTATTTCCTCACTTAACAGTTTATAAAAATTTAACGAGTGTGACCAAAGATTCGCAATTGATCGTAGAGCTGTTGCGCATGTTTCATTTAGAAAATGTAAAAAACAGTTATCCTACACAGCTTTCAGGTGGACAAAAGCAAAGAGTAGCTTTAGCGCGTATGTTGGCATCAGAACCTGAGCTGTTATTATTGGACGAACCATTTTCAGCGTTAGATACATCGTTAAAAGAAGAACTTCAGCTTGAATTACAAAGGCATCTGAAGGATTTCAAAGGTAATGTGTTGATCGTTAGTCATAGTTTGGATGAACTTTACCGACTTTGTCCATCACTTGTGGTCATGACTGAAACTGGTTTGATCAAAGGCGAAACAATGGATGTATTTAAACAACCTCGAACGATTGAAGCGGCTCGACTAACTGGCTGTAAAAATATATTCCCTGTTAAACGGATTGATTCTCATACCGTTCAAGTTAGTGGGTGGGAAACGCCATTAACAGTTGCTAAAAAAGTGCCGATAGATTGTCGTTATATTGGTATTCGAGCACATGATCTGCTGCTTGATGAGATTGAAGTCAATCAGGTAGAAGTAAAATATGTCACTAGCCAGCAAACACCGTTTGAACAAAACGCTTGGTTTACTTGTAAAGAAATCGATCTTTGGTGGAAAGGCAGTAAGCAGATTGACGCCAGTAAAGTCAACAGATTTAGTCTTGCACCGGAGGCAATCATGGTTTTAAAATAA
- the moaA gene encoding GTP 3',8-cyclase MoaA has translation MKDSFNREIDYVRLSVTDRCDLRCTYCMPATGMCFLKKSEMLSFDEILFLLTNLADLGIKKVKITGGEPLTRPDTVALIKAIKTIKGIEKVTLTTNGIQLARYASALKEAKLDGINISIDTLDPDEFHEITRVGELKRVLAGLKKAIEVDLPNIKVNTVARGELTDEEICEIASLAKSDAIHVRFIELMPIGLGKGCPGKTQEEIMSILQTTYGELHPFDQQLGNGPASYFSLTGFKGKIGFISALGHCFCAECDRIRVTADGCLKTCLHMDDGCELKEALQTKNKELLFAQVLSAIQKKPEKHHFLESQGDSRLMSQIGG, from the coding sequence ATGAAGGATTCTTTTAATCGTGAAATTGACTATGTTCGATTATCTGTAACGGATCGTTGCGATCTTCGTTGTACTTATTGTATGCCGGCTACAGGTATGTGTTTTCTCAAAAAATCAGAAATGTTAAGCTTTGATGAAATTCTTTTTTTACTCACGAATCTTGCTGATCTAGGAATCAAAAAAGTGAAAATCACCGGTGGCGAACCACTGACTAGACCAGATACCGTTGCGTTGATCAAAGCAATCAAAACAATCAAAGGGATTGAAAAAGTAACTTTAACCACGAATGGTATTCAACTCGCAAGATATGCTAGTGCCTTAAAAGAGGCTAAATTAGATGGGATTAACATCAGTATCGATACGCTTGATCCAGATGAATTTCATGAGATTACCAGAGTAGGTGAGTTGAAAAGGGTGCTGGCGGGTTTGAAAAAAGCAATAGAGGTGGATTTGCCTAATATTAAAGTCAATACTGTTGCCAGAGGAGAACTGACTGATGAAGAAATTTGTGAAATCGCTTCTCTTGCTAAATCTGATGCAATCCATGTTCGTTTTATCGAATTGATGCCGATTGGACTGGGGAAAGGTTGCCCAGGCAAAACGCAAGAAGAGATTATGTCGATATTACAGACAACTTATGGTGAATTGCACCCTTTTGACCAACAATTAGGTAATGGGCCTGCAAGCTATTTTTCTTTAACAGGCTTTAAAGGGAAAATTGGATTTATCAGTGCCTTAGGACATTGCTTTTGCGCAGAGTGTGATCGAATTCGTGTCACCGCTGATGGTTGTTTGAAAACCTGTCTACATATGGATGATGGATGTGAACTGAAAGAAGCCTTACAGACGAAAAACAAAGAATTATTATTCGCACAAGTGCTTTCAGCGATTCAAAAAAAACCTGAGAAACATCATTTTCTTGAGAGTCAAGGCGATTCTCGGTTAATGTCACAAATTGGAGGGTAA
- a CDS encoding MogA/MoaB family molybdenum cofactor biosynthesis protein, with protein MYKIGIITLSDKGYQGLREDESGKIIKQLVADKFEVVRQTILPDEAADLKALLMEWCNMCDLILTTGGTGLGVRDITPEATLSVAEKTIPGISEGMRMSSIQKTPFAMLSRGVAVQRGKTLIINLPGNPKGVSENLTYVLPILPHALDILTDRKTEH; from the coding sequence TTGTATAAAATAGGGATCATTACACTAAGTGATAAAGGCTATCAAGGTCTTCGGGAAGATGAATCAGGTAAAATCATAAAACAGTTGGTCGCTGATAAATTTGAGGTGGTTAGACAAACTATTTTGCCAGATGAAGCAGCAGATCTAAAAGCTTTATTAATGGAGTGGTGTAATATGTGTGATTTGATTTTAACGACTGGAGGGACCGGATTAGGCGTTCGTGATATTACACCAGAAGCAACCTTAAGTGTAGCAGAAAAAACGATTCCGGGTATTAGTGAAGGAATGCGCATGTCCAGTATTCAAAAAACACCATTTGCTATGCTGAGCCGAGGGGTTGCTGTGCAGCGAGGGAAAACCTTGATTATCAATTTGCCTGGAAACCCTAAAGGTGTAAGTGAAAATTTGACCTATGTATTGCCTATTTTACCTCATGCTTTAGATATTTTAACTGATCGAAAAACAGAGCATTAA
- the modA gene encoding molybdate ABC transporter substrate-binding protein — MMKQHRKVSVLALLLLVFLVVSGCTSNEKKTTVSTNSSNSAEEHHLLIAAAASLESVMEKQIIPAFMEDNPGTTIEGNYDSSGKLQSQIEKGLEADIFFSAATKQMDALVSQKLIDKDSVTPLLQNQLVMIIPSSSDADWKDFSDLKKAEMIAVGDPASVPAGQYAEKGLKALGDWEYVKEHASFGTNVTEVLNWVAQGSAQAGLVYATDAASNDKVKVVAGLPEDALNEPIIYPVGIVERSKEKAMAQKFLTFLESKEVTKYFEDIGFIINK; from the coding sequence ATAATGAAACAACATCGGAAAGTAAGTGTTCTGGCGTTATTATTACTGGTATTTTTAGTTGTATCGGGTTGTACATCAAATGAGAAAAAAACAACTGTTTCAACTAATTCCAGTAACTCAGCTGAGGAGCATCATTTATTGATCGCAGCTGCAGCAAGTCTTGAGTCGGTCATGGAAAAACAAATTATTCCTGCATTCATGGAAGACAATCCTGGGACAACGATTGAAGGGAATTACGACAGTTCTGGAAAATTACAGTCACAAATTGAGAAAGGCTTGGAAGCAGATATTTTCTTTTCAGCTGCTACAAAGCAAATGGATGCGTTAGTTTCACAAAAATTGATCGATAAAGATAGCGTCACACCTTTACTACAAAATCAATTAGTGATGATCATACCAAGCTCTTCAGATGCTGATTGGAAGGATTTTAGTGATTTGAAGAAAGCAGAAATGATTGCAGTAGGTGATCCTGCTAGTGTTCCTGCCGGTCAATACGCTGAAAAAGGGTTAAAAGCGTTAGGCGATTGGGAGTATGTCAAGGAGCATGCTAGTTTTGGGACGAATGTAACAGAGGTTTTAAATTGGGTTGCACAAGGTAGTGCTCAAGCTGGTCTAGTTTATGCTACAGATGCCGCATCAAATGATAAAGTAAAAGTCGTAGCAGGTTTACCAGAAGATGCCTTAAATGAACCAATTATTTATCCAGTTGGTATAGTTGAAAGGTCAAAAGAAAAAGCAATGGCACAAAAATTTCTCACCTTTTTGGAAAGTAAAGAAGTGACTAAATACTTTGAAGATATTGGGTTTATTATAAATAAGTAG
- a CDS encoding molybdopterin-binding protein, whose amino-acid sequence MKVVKTIDAQGLILCQDITKIVRGEYKGAIFSKGHQVTSEDIPILLSLGKEHLFLESEESNLIHENEAADFLYQLISGKFMQPTPVTEGKIEVVAELDGLLKVNKELLFKLNSIDKIAIATLKNNQKVTAGQKLAGTRIIPLKIESEKLMNAEHLVGKKKILSLIPFKPVTVGIVTTGSEVFNGLIEDSFTPVVKEKLSHYPSATIKFHEIVSDDPALITKVIEEMIDKGADVILCTGGMSVDPDDRTPLAIKQTGADIISHGTPVLPGSMLLIAYLGEKTIVGLPGGVMFSKRTVFDLLLPKIIAQDKITKEEIAHLGYGGFL is encoded by the coding sequence ATGAAAGTTGTAAAAACGATTGATGCACAAGGCTTGATTTTATGTCAAGATATTACCAAAATCGTTAGAGGAGAGTATAAGGGGGCTATCTTTTCTAAGGGGCATCAAGTGACCTCAGAGGATATTCCTATATTACTTTCACTAGGAAAAGAACATTTATTTTTAGAATCTGAGGAGTCAAATTTGATCCACGAAAATGAAGCTGCTGATTTTTTATATCAGTTAATCTCAGGGAAATTTATGCAACCGACACCTGTCACAGAAGGCAAAATTGAAGTGGTCGCTGAATTAGATGGATTGTTGAAAGTAAATAAAGAGCTTTTATTTAAGCTGAATTCAATCGACAAAATCGCTATTGCGACGTTGAAAAACAATCAAAAAGTAACTGCTGGCCAAAAACTGGCTGGGACACGGATTATTCCTTTAAAAATTGAGTCAGAGAAATTAATGAATGCAGAACACTTGGTTGGCAAAAAAAAGATTTTATCGTTAATTCCGTTTAAACCTGTAACGGTTGGGATCGTTACAACAGGGAGTGAAGTGTTTAATGGATTGATTGAAGATTCTTTTACACCAGTAGTGAAAGAAAAACTGTCTCATTATCCGAGTGCTACAATCAAATTTCATGAAATCGTAAGTGATGATCCTGCACTGATCACAAAAGTAATTGAAGAAATGATAGATAAAGGAGCGGATGTTATTCTTTGTACAGGTGGCATGAGTGTCGATCCAGATGATCGCACGCCGCTAGCAATCAAGCAAACAGGGGCTGATATTATTTCCCACGGTACACCTGTTTTACCTGGGTCAATGCTATTGATTGCCTACTTAGGTGAAAAAACAATTGTGGGCTTACCGGGGGGAGTTATGTTTTCCAAGCGGACGGTTTTTGATTTACTCCTGCCGAAAATAATCGCTCAAGACAAAATAACCAAAGAAGAAATCGCTCATTTGGGTTACGGTGGCTTTTTATAA